A genomic stretch from Candidatus Nitrososphaera gargensis Ga9.2 includes:
- a CDS encoding shikimate kinase, with amino-acid sequence MRKARATMHGAISIVNAIATGNGSSLGISLRVTAEAELGRGRGVRFLTGRNEDRLVNNIVRNTMPKEMIENNQVTIRVKSEIPIGYGLKSSSAVSNAVALACSRLARDDDIDDNAVLDAAVRASLDAKVSITGAYDDATACYFGGFTVTDNYSRRLIRREPAPDNLYAIIFLPRNTPRGDVHKLSALSDLFTDAFRLAEAGEYWKAMKLNGVLASAALSSRYAPIMAALERGALAAGISGNGPSVAVVAYEDEIEDIKSALSKFDGKIIISKVNNQKASVEIVNG; translated from the coding sequence ATGAGAAAGGCAAGGGCAACTATGCACGGGGCCATTTCGATAGTTAACGCCATAGCCACGGGCAACGGCTCGTCGCTTGGCATTTCGCTCAGGGTCACTGCAGAGGCCGAGCTTGGAAGGGGCCGCGGAGTCAGGTTCCTGACAGGCAGGAACGAGGACCGGCTTGTCAATAACATTGTGCGCAACACAATGCCGAAAGAAATGATCGAAAACAACCAGGTAACAATAAGAGTCAAGTCCGAAATCCCGATTGGCTACGGGCTCAAGAGCTCAAGTGCCGTGTCAAACGCGGTGGCACTTGCATGCAGCCGCCTTGCAAGGGATGATGACATCGACGACAACGCCGTCCTTGATGCAGCAGTCCGAGCATCATTGGATGCCAAGGTCTCTATAACTGGAGCATACGACGACGCCACTGCCTGCTACTTTGGAGGCTTTACGGTTACTGACAACTATTCACGAAGGCTGATACGTAGAGAGCCTGCGCCTGATAACCTGTATGCGATCATTTTTCTACCACGCAACACTCCGAGGGGTGACGTACACAAGTTGAGCGCCCTATCAGACCTGTTCACGGATGCCTTCAGGCTGGCTGAGGCAGGTGAATACTGGAAAGCCATGAAGCTAAATGGCGTGCTTGCTTCTGCAGCCTTGTCGTCAAGGTACGCGCCCATAATGGCGGCACTAGAACGCGGAGCACTGGCGGCAGGAATCTCTGGCAACGGTCCGTCAGTTGCTGTAGTGGCGTACGAAGACGAAATAGAAGACATCAAGTCAGCCCTGTCAAAGTTTGACGGCAAGATTATCATCTCCAAGGTTAATAACCAGAAGGCAAGCGTGGAAATTGTGAATGGTTAG
- the aroA gene encoding 3-phosphoshikimate 1-carboxyvinyltransferase, with amino-acid sequence MVSILVRKSKIAGSVRCPSSKSYSHRAIAIASLAERQSTITNALLARDTLATLASCRALGAEIKHEGTTVQVKGRHTFEPPENVINAENSGTTIRIMTAMSGLVRTGYTVLTGDESLRKRPMQPILDALAQLGVEAHSTKGNGTPPLIVKGGGIRGGTTVIDGSISSQFISGLLIAGIYADSEIVMRIKGNLVSKPYVSATLATMKHFGVTVDHRSDMLEYQIKNARYCATKFDVPSDFSTAALILAAGALVGEKLEVKGLNFALPQGDSQIVDILKQMGCPIKIDKSKGEVVVQKAEELEGGDFNLNDTPDLLPVVSILALKAKTPVTITGVAHARVKETDRVANIASELTKFGARIKEFQDGLKITAPKPLKNASLKAYNDHRLFMAFTIASMMTEKSVVAGAESVDVSYPAFIQDMKDLGAKISPAPDRE; translated from the coding sequence ATGGTTAGCATACTAGTAAGAAAGTCCAAGATAGCTGGAAGTGTTCGATGTCCATCAAGCAAGAGCTACAGCCACCGGGCAATAGCGATCGCGTCGCTTGCAGAAAGGCAGTCGACGATAACAAATGCCCTGCTTGCCCGCGACACTCTGGCAACTCTTGCTAGCTGCCGGGCCCTTGGAGCGGAGATAAAACACGAAGGCACAACGGTGCAGGTTAAGGGCAGGCATACCTTTGAGCCGCCCGAGAACGTGATAAACGCCGAGAATTCAGGCACTACAATAAGGATAATGACAGCAATGTCCGGCCTCGTGAGGACCGGATACACAGTGCTGACCGGTGATGAGAGCCTGCGCAAGCGGCCGATGCAGCCGATACTCGACGCGCTTGCCCAACTGGGGGTTGAAGCGCATTCCACGAAGGGAAATGGCACTCCGCCCCTTATAGTAAAAGGCGGCGGGATAAGGGGCGGAACTACGGTTATCGACGGCAGCATTTCAAGCCAGTTCATTTCGGGGCTGCTTATCGCCGGCATTTATGCCGACTCTGAAATAGTGATGAGGATAAAGGGCAACCTTGTGTCCAAACCATACGTCAGCGCCACACTTGCAACAATGAAGCATTTTGGCGTAACGGTGGATCATAGATCTGACATGCTGGAATACCAGATCAAGAACGCAAGATACTGCGCAACCAAATTCGATGTGCCAAGCGACTTTTCGACCGCCGCATTGATACTTGCTGCTGGCGCGCTTGTCGGCGAAAAACTGGAAGTGAAGGGCCTCAACTTTGCACTGCCTCAGGGCGACTCGCAAATCGTCGACATCCTAAAGCAGATGGGCTGCCCGATAAAGATCGATAAAAGCAAAGGCGAAGTGGTGGTCCAGAAGGCCGAGGAACTCGAAGGAGGAGATTTTAACCTGAACGACACGCCGGACCTCCTGCCAGTAGTCTCGATACTTGCGCTCAAGGCGAAAACCCCTGTAACAATAACCGGCGTAGCGCACGCAAGGGTGAAAGAGACGGATAGGGTTGCAAATATTGCCTCAGAGCTGACCAAGTTCGGGGCGCGCATCAAGGAGTTCCAAGATGGGTTAAAGATTACCGCTCCCAAGCCGCTAAAGAATGCGTCCCTTAAGGCATACAACGACCACCGGCTCTTTATGGCCTTTACAATAGCGTCAATGATGACTGAAAAGTCGGTGGTGGCCGGTGCCGAGTCGGTGGACGTCTCGTATCCTGCTTTCATTCAGGACATGAAGGATCTCGGGGCAAAGATCTCGCCGGCGCCGGACAGAGAATAA
- the aroC gene encoding chorismate synthase, whose product MGGSIIGERFVAMSFGESHGRCVGIVVDGCPAGLPLDESDIQGLLDLRKPGQSVVMTQRKEEDRVEIISGIFNGNTTGAPICMLIWNKDSDSRPYEMIKNIPRPGHADYPAMVKYGGFADYRGGGRFSGRLTATLVMAGAVAGKLLKRTLGIETVAYTTEIGTVKAGNITPANIATRYSNDVRCPDPAAAEKMREAILQARKDGDSLGGVIECITSSLPVGLGEPIFASLESDLSKALFSIPAVKAVEFGSGFAGSKRRGSENNDVYMIRDGKVVTKTNNAGGILGGLSNGMPLVIRVGFKPAASIAKTQETLDIAKNSQTYLEVPGRHDPCVVPRAPPVVECVVSMVLADHAIRAGLIPPVLK is encoded by the coding sequence ATGGGTGGCAGTATAATAGGCGAACGCTTTGTCGCCATGAGCTTTGGAGAAAGCCACGGAAGGTGCGTCGGCATTGTCGTCGACGGCTGTCCGGCAGGCCTGCCTCTTGACGAGTCAGACATTCAGGGGCTCTTGGACCTGAGAAAGCCCGGCCAGTCGGTTGTCATGACCCAGAGAAAAGAGGAAGATAGGGTAGAGATAATCTCCGGCATCTTTAACGGTAACACGACAGGCGCGCCCATCTGCATGCTCATATGGAACAAGGATTCTGATTCCAGACCGTACGAAATGATAAAGAACATCCCGCGGCCGGGCCACGCCGACTATCCTGCGATGGTAAAGTACGGTGGCTTTGCAGACTATCGCGGTGGTGGCAGGTTTTCTGGCAGGCTCACTGCAACGCTGGTGATGGCTGGGGCCGTCGCAGGCAAGCTGCTGAAAAGAACACTTGGCATCGAAACAGTAGCCTACACCACAGAGATCGGCACCGTCAAGGCCGGCAACATCACGCCGGCCAACATCGCAACTCGGTACAGCAATGATGTCAGGTGCCCTGATCCGGCGGCCGCAGAAAAAATGAGGGAAGCAATACTGCAGGCAAGAAAGGATGGCGACTCACTTGGAGGAGTCATTGAATGCATCACCAGCAGCCTCCCCGTGGGTCTTGGCGAGCCGATATTTGCATCGCTCGAGTCGGATCTCTCAAAGGCGCTTTTCAGCATACCTGCGGTCAAAGCTGTCGAATTTGGTTCTGGCTTTGCCGGCAGCAAAAGGCGTGGCTCCGAAAATAACGACGTTTACATGATAAGGGACGGCAAGGTGGTTACGAAGACCAACAACGCCGGCGGCATACTAGGTGGGCTTTCAAATGGGATGCCGCTTGTCATCAGGGTTGGCTTCAAGCCGGCAGCGTCAATAGCGAAAACGCAGGAGACGCTTGACATTGCCAAGAACTCGCAGACTTACCTTGAAGTTCCCGGTAGGCACGACCCGTGCGTTGTCCCAAGAGCTCCGCCAGTGGTCGAGTGTGTCGTCTCGATGGTTCTAGCCGACCACGCCATCAGAGCAGGCCTTATTCCACCTGTGCTCAAGTGA
- a CDS encoding aminotransferase class I/II-fold pyridoxal phosphate-dependent enzyme, which produces MAKNDELESLRRQVRDITAQIIRDVHRRMDLAKQIGEIKSMLGIDVKDEKVEHDIRLMVLSLADQIGMGRDFALQLLNILLAESEHVQAQKRPQKGQQKQTHLGIFMKAKQLEASGKKIIHMEVGEPDYSPPEAVGDSLAESFKQRQYHYTDTRGIPKLRDALAKKEGVSEDQVVVTPGGRFAVFSAITSLLKAGQELMVIEPAWPAYKECADFIGARTKVLRTTIENKWTPDLKQLEEMVNPSTKMIALNYPNNPTGKILDGKTMERIVSIAKDNDLYILSDEVYADYAFKKFASIHEYDYDKCILVSSFSKRYAMTGFRVGYAVASKDVIAKMSRVQAVGITSVAEPMQYAALAALGEDPSENIRTMKKRLDFVSGKLKEMSLQFVEPDGAMYVYPELPKGDDIMLVEKLLEKGVAIAPGSGFGDHYRQFVRISACQPEKTLEMGLDIMASVIKEFA; this is translated from the coding sequence ATGGCCAAGAACGACGAGCTAGAATCGCTGCGCCGCCAGGTCCGCGACATAACTGCGCAGATAATACGTGATGTGCACCGGCGAATGGATCTTGCAAAACAGATCGGGGAAATAAAGAGCATGCTTGGCATCGACGTTAAGGACGAAAAGGTCGAGCACGACATACGGCTCATGGTGCTTTCACTTGCTGACCAAATCGGCATGGGCCGCGACTTTGCGCTGCAGCTGCTCAACATTCTGCTTGCAGAATCTGAGCATGTGCAGGCCCAAAAACGCCCGCAGAAGGGACAGCAGAAACAGACACACCTTGGCATATTTATGAAGGCAAAGCAGCTTGAAGCGTCGGGGAAAAAGATAATCCACATGGAGGTTGGCGAGCCAGACTACTCTCCTCCTGAAGCAGTCGGAGACTCGCTTGCAGAATCGTTCAAGCAACGGCAATACCACTACACAGATACACGCGGAATCCCAAAATTGCGCGACGCGCTTGCAAAGAAAGAGGGTGTCTCTGAAGATCAGGTTGTAGTGACGCCGGGCGGCCGGTTTGCAGTTTTTAGCGCGATCACTTCGTTGCTAAAGGCCGGGCAGGAGCTGATGGTCATCGAGCCGGCATGGCCAGCATACAAAGAGTGCGCCGACTTTATCGGAGCAAGGACCAAAGTGCTGCGGACCACCATTGAGAACAAATGGACACCTGACCTAAAGCAGTTGGAAGAGATGGTGAACCCGAGCACAAAAATGATAGCGCTCAACTACCCAAACAACCCAACCGGCAAGATTCTGGATGGCAAGACAATGGAAAGAATAGTGTCGATTGCCAAAGACAACGACCTCTATATCCTAAGTGATGAAGTCTACGCCGACTATGCCTTCAAGAAATTTGCCAGCATCCACGAATATGACTATGACAAGTGCATTCTGGTGTCGTCGTTTTCAAAGCGCTACGCAATGACTGGGTTCAGGGTAGGCTATGCTGTCGCAAGCAAGGACGTCATTGCCAAAATGTCCAGGGTCCAAGCGGTTGGGATAACAAGCGTTGCAGAGCCCATGCAATACGCCGCTCTCGCAGCCCTCGGGGAAGACCCGTCAGAAAATATCAGGACTATGAAAAAGAGGCTTGATTTTGTTTCCGGCAAACTCAAGGAGATGTCGCTCCAGTTCGTCGAGCCTGACGGTGCGATGTATGTCTATCCCGAGCTGCCAAAGGGCGATGACATCATGCTTGTTGAAAAGCTGCTTGAGAAAGGCGTGGCTATTGCGCCGGGAAGCGGCTTTGGCGATCATTATCGACAGTTTGTCAGGATATCTGCATGCCAGCCCGAAAAGACACTAGAAATGGGCCTTGATATAATGGCGTCAGTCATAAAGGAGTTTGCCTAA
- a CDS encoding prephenate dehydrogenase/arogenate dehydrogenase family protein, whose translation MQEIAIVGAAGKMGSWFTNYFARRGLHVSVYDVNKETLRPSGNVRVASGISACVKGADLVLVSVPVRMTPQIIRECAKSMKNDGAIISEISSVKHRTFQALRRVPGHLRPLCIHPMFGPGASDKMQTKVLLVPVRNEEAELKIVHEMFENAAVKVLPDARTHDKAIATVLGLTYFANIVFAKVVSGNNISMLKQVSGTTFGLQSLIAESILTNEPDLVIALIQENPYAKKYIQQYLKKAAVVAKMASARDSKRLRADLKKVRSKMQKWQDLQQSYRRMYDIIENMK comes from the coding sequence TTGCAGGAAATAGCGATCGTGGGCGCAGCCGGTAAGATGGGGTCATGGTTCACCAATTACTTTGCCCGGCGTGGATTGCACGTCTCTGTATATGATGTAAATAAGGAAACGCTCAGACCTTCCGGTAATGTCAGGGTCGCAAGCGGCATAAGCGCTTGCGTCAAGGGTGCCGACCTTGTGCTTGTCTCTGTTCCTGTGCGCATGACCCCGCAGATCATCAGGGAATGTGCAAAAAGCATGAAGAATGATGGTGCTATCATTTCAGAAATATCGTCAGTAAAGCACAGGACTTTTCAGGCACTCAGGCGAGTACCGGGCCACTTGCGGCCACTCTGCATCCATCCAATGTTTGGACCGGGTGCAAGCGATAAGATGCAGACCAAAGTGCTGCTGGTTCCCGTAAGGAACGAGGAGGCAGAGCTGAAGATCGTGCACGAAATGTTTGAAAATGCTGCAGTAAAGGTGCTGCCGGATGCCCGGACCCACGACAAGGCTATTGCAACTGTCCTTGGACTGACGTACTTTGCAAACATTGTATTTGCCAAGGTGGTATCTGGAAACAATATTTCAATGCTCAAGCAGGTTTCAGGGACAACGTTTGGTCTCCAGTCGCTCATCGCAGAAAGCATATTGACAAACGAGCCAGATCTTGTAATTGCCCTTATCCAAGAAAACCCGTACGCCAAGAAATACATCCAGCAATACCTGAAAAAAGCAGCAGTAGTAGCCAAGATGGCGTCTGCTAGGGACAGCAAGAGGCTAAGGGCCGACCTGAAAAAGGTCAGGTCAAAGATGCAAAAATGGCAGGACCTCCAACAGTCTTATCGACGCATGTACGACATCATTGAGAACATGAAGTAA
- a CDS encoding eCIS core domain-containing protein — MYRLPRSKNKQEVCLRSCRDACVVGGSRRDPKHVRWWHALDPQTHSFMEERFRTDFGKVRIHTGLQAARLSSNLNAIAFTVGNSIMFAEGKYSPDSQAGRQLLAHKLTHVVQQQGAELHSIQRAKTDTTNSCSGLADSMSDVNSRINKALANAHKAAGASLPVQMWHRNFMQSWLKIPLRAQGEDRAMGRGIGRIKSAPSGPKFNQVCRRDISSVEQSLISDTQSDNACERSLYWKRQVGSLFATGLRVFL; from the coding sequence GTGTACAGATTGCCAAGATCTAAAAATAAACAAGAAGTCTGCCTCCGATCATGCAGAGATGCCTGTGTCGTCGGAGGTAGCCGGCGAGATCCAAAGCATGTCCGATGGTGGCATGCCCTTGATCCGCAGACGCACTCGTTCATGGAGGAGCGTTTTAGAACTGACTTTGGCAAAGTTAGGATTCACACAGGCTTGCAAGCCGCCCGCCTGTCATCCAATCTAAACGCAATTGCATTTACCGTAGGAAACAGCATCATGTTTGCAGAAGGCAAGTACTCTCCCGACAGCCAAGCCGGCAGGCAGCTCTTGGCACACAAGTTGACACATGTTGTGCAACAACAAGGGGCTGAGCTGCATTCCATACAGCGGGCCAAAACTGACACTACCAACAGTTGCTCTGGTCTTGCAGATAGTATGAGCGATGTCAATTCCCGTATAAACAAGGCCCTTGCCAATGCACACAAAGCAGCAGGCGCAAGCCTACCGGTGCAGATGTGGCACAGGAACTTTATGCAGAGCTGGCTGAAAATTCCCTTACGAGCCCAGGGCGAAGATAGAGCTATGGGCAGAGGGATTGGGCGCATCAAAAGTGCGCCTTCCGGCCCAAAGTTCAACCAAGTATGCAGGCGTGACATATCGTCTGTAGAGCAATCCCTTATTTCCGATACTCAATCCGACAATGCGTGTGAACGGAGTCTGTATTGGAAGCGACAAGTTGGATCACTTTTTGCAACAGGATTACGAGTATTTCTTTGA
- a CDS encoding Lrp/AsnC ligand binding domain-containing protein: MPGAYVMVNTLPGMEKPVLDEIAQIPGVVSVEGVYGEFDLIVRIEVPVGNTVDFVINKLRKVSGIKSTRTVSTIDGERKSGTGMDYLGPPSD, encoded by the coding sequence ATGCCTGGGGCATACGTCATGGTCAATACGCTACCGGGGATGGAAAAGCCTGTCCTTGACGAAATAGCGCAGATACCCGGCGTCGTGTCGGTTGAAGGCGTGTATGGCGAGTTTGACTTAATAGTTCGAATTGAGGTCCCGGTTGGCAACACAGTTGATTTTGTCATCAACAAGCTGAGAAAGGTGTCGGGCATAAAGTCAACGAGAACAGTTTCGACCATTGACGGTGAGCGCAAGAGTGGCACTGGTATGGATTATCTTGGGCCGCCTTCTGACTGA
- a CDS encoding SRPBCC domain-containing protein produces the protein MKELHTEIEISASPEKVWKILTDFERYEQWNPFIHKIIGEAKEGSRIEIHIETPRGKRRKYEPTVTKVEHGRELRWLGKSSLPGILNGEHIFTIEQLQPGSVRLVHREVFDGLLTSFFGKSLDTDVKEGFEEMNKALKERAERT, from the coding sequence GTGAAAGAACTCCACACAGAGATCGAGATCAGTGCCAGCCCGGAAAAAGTCTGGAAGATACTCACCGACTTTGAAAGGTACGAACAGTGGAACCCTTTCATACACAAGATAATCGGCGAAGCAAAGGAAGGCTCCAGAATAGAGATACACATCGAGACGCCCCGAGGCAAACGCAGAAAATACGAGCCGACAGTGACAAAGGTCGAGCATGGACGAGAGCTCCGCTGGCTTGGCAAGAGCTCCCTCCCCGGCATTTTAAACGGCGAACACATCTTTACCATAGAACAGTTGCAGCCAGGGAGCGTCAGGCTGGTCCATCGAGAGGTGTTTGACGGGCTATTGACTTCGTTCTTCGGCAAGAGCCTTGACACCGACGTCAAGGAAGGCTTTGAAGAGATGAACAAGGCGCTCAAAGAGAGGGCGGAGCGGACTTGA
- a CDS encoding J domain-containing protein: MPSYYEILGVSSEATQDEIKKSFRNLALKYHPDKNRNSEESKQKFMSIVEAYEVLSDDQARKIYDNSTLQQRPGPTPRWTPPADFTTVYSYEEIKRRYRPSNIGGGMWDISDKASFGMWKATMVLFACLGAVVIYILLVD, translated from the coding sequence GTGCCAAGTTACTACGAGATACTGGGAGTGTCCTCTGAAGCCACGCAGGACGAGATAAAAAAGTCGTTTCGGAATTTGGCACTGAAATACCACCCGGACAAGAACAGGAATTCTGAAGAGTCGAAGCAAAAGTTCATGAGCATAGTAGAAGCCTACGAGGTGCTTTCAGACGATCAGGCAAGGAAGATCTATGACAACAGCACTTTACAGCAAAGGCCCGGGCCCACGCCAAGGTGGACGCCGCCGGCTGACTTTACTACTGTGTATAGCTATGAAGAGATCAAGAGGCGCTACAGGCCAAGCAACATTGGAGGCGGCATGTGGGACATCAGCGACAAGGCCAGCTTTGGCATGTGGAAGGCCACGATGGTGCTGTTTGCGTGCCTTGGCGCGGTAGTGATCTATATCCTGCTTGTCGACTAG
- a CDS encoding V-type ATP synthase subunit F, with product MRIVAIGSRVFVTSFQLAGVKGVKVETPSEALTEINRMDENSGIGLVLLSDDIGKEIRYQLTSLRAKRPIPLIFELPSPGSKKERVDYRALLKQILGV from the coding sequence ATGCGAATAGTCGCAATAGGCAGCCGTGTTTTTGTCACTAGTTTCCAGCTGGCCGGGGTCAAGGGAGTGAAGGTCGAGACGCCGTCAGAGGCGCTTACCGAGATCAACAGGATGGACGAAAACAGCGGGATCGGGCTGGTGCTCCTGAGCGACGACATTGGCAAGGAAATTCGCTACCAGCTGACAAGCCTCCGGGCAAAGAGACCTATACCGCTGATCTTTGAGCTCCCATCGCCGGGAAGCAAGAAAGAAAGGGTCGACTACCGGGCGCTCCTCAAGCAGATTCTGGGCGTCTAG
- a CDS encoding class II aldolase/adducin family protein, which translates to MDSRKELVDCVKSLYGMGLTTPVSGNHSIRSGGSLMWITPSGVPRYRMRPADLVRVDLKTGKAIGRSKPSIELGMHRSIYNVRPDINAIVHVHSPFTIGVSISAKRFWHVIGEAKMVVGEPAVITNRPSGSAELAKAVSDEFKKGARAVVIKNHGVVAGGSDIDHARAIVESLEEWAKILTIAQVFGGVSSWLDDDG; encoded by the coding sequence TTGGATAGCAGAAAAGAGCTCGTTGACTGCGTCAAGAGCTTGTACGGCATGGGCCTCACCACTCCTGTCTCGGGCAATCACAGCATCAGATCTGGCGGCAGCTTGATGTGGATCACGCCGTCAGGAGTCCCGCGCTACAGGATGCGGCCAGCTGACCTTGTCAGAGTAGACTTGAAAACCGGCAAGGCTATTGGCAGGTCAAAACCAAGCATCGAGCTTGGCATGCACAGGAGCATCTACAATGTGCGCCCCGATATCAATGCGATTGTCCACGTACATAGCCCCTTCACCATCGGGGTTTCGATATCTGCAAAGAGGTTCTGGCACGTAATAGGGGAGGCCAAGATGGTGGTCGGCGAACCGGCTGTCATTACAAACAGGCCCTCCGGCTCGGCCGAGCTTGCAAAGGCAGTGTCAGACGAATTCAAAAAGGGCGCCAGAGCGGTCGTGATCAAGAACCACGGAGTTGTCGCTGGCGGTAGCGACATAGACCACGCCCGGGCGATAGTAGAATCACTTGAAGAATGGGCAAAGATACTGACGATCGCGCAGGTGTTTGGCGGCGTGTCCAGTTGGCTTGATGATGACGGCTAG